A stretch of the Lolium perenne isolate Kyuss_39 chromosome 3, Kyuss_2.0, whole genome shotgun sequence genome encodes the following:
- the LOC139838295 gene encoding uncharacterized protein, translating to MAYQQVVRMTQCEDTRGFPALLREMLSYLGFVWYPEYWVSEIPRGEHQHHYRAVVYVPVDDYRKFSEHSCEATASSVEMAVQRVAYCMVIMLRSTYTCFDRSPYRYVPAGVRISQSRYATGEYADPEQENSRLFMTAQFVQCQDRFTQALLLELDSVTEQLWHARQHLAAYTTPRPSHPSYPQSVQFPPSCAPSDVGGYIPRRGQLLSVDPRHRGPLLYGEQGPEAHSLMVRPPPPPPLGPTLLQMTQLLGQMQQTQHNFDQARQGYGRVMIRDFLQLNPRSFDSTPEPLDADDWVRDVNRMLNTAGVAPEDKVRFATHLLTGGSAAWWENFLEMRPANAPDVTWEEFREAFRSHHIPEGLVDRMKEKFLSLVQGNRDVMAYNIEFAKLARYGGEEVSTDAKKQKRFRNGLKPALKYALTHVTVETFDKLVNTAVKEESGRLAFEESRKHTREVGAPSASALPQKRRLWVPYPAPPRQAAQAGYAPRAANAGYAPRPPTPQLQQRTYQPPPRPAYGGPRPMGPRADPTCYKCGQVGHISTFCPQKLPPPPPRSTATNAMARAPAPGRAFNNNNRQGPRAARVNNLNIEQAEQATDVVLGTLLVNSIPAKVLFDTGASLSFVSLPFSQKHELPVEYLSKSFTVVSPGGMLEALRISHGNQIQIGNHVFLASLIELRSSGIDVILGMDWLKANKVVIDCAEHSVSLPTSSGTLTYTPSQTPSVQLFALNPSSLPELESIPVVCDFPDVFPEELPGMPPNRAVEFVIELEPGTAPISKRPYKMGPNELAELKKQLDELQKLGFIQPSTSPWGCPTISVKKKDKTDRLVVDYRPLNEKTIKSTYPLPRINELFDQLAGATVFSKMDLRSVVYLGHVISGKGIAVNPKTVKAIVEWLPPKNVKQVRSFLGLASYCRRFVENFSKIANPLTDLLKKDKKFLWSPQCQESFDLLKRKLTSTPVLVLPDTSKPFQIFCDASFHGLGAVLMQERQVVAYASRQLKKHELNYPTHDLELAAVLHALITWRQYLLGNKCEIFTDHKSLKYIFTQPNLNLRQTRWMETIKDFDLSISYTPGKANVMADALSRKSYCNNLMIQESQPALYEEFRKLNLELVPQGYLANLVITQTLKDKIRKGQLRDICSKNIKENMHKPKYKSFSIDDQGTLFFQGCFVVLNDPALRNLILKEAHDTPLSINPGSTKMQIFGPDVINEAEEKVRIIRDNLKIAQSRQKSYYDSKHRDMIYQPGDQAYLRVTPMRGTHRFGIKGKLAPRYIGPFKVLAKRGEVAYLLELPEKLSKVHDVFHVSQLKKCFKDPDRAVDHESIDLQEDLSYKEHPVWILDEAERRTRNNSVKFLKGYEVPIVALLSTSENDTISSMASPLDATSPPTSIARLLPSP from the exons ATGGCGTATCAACAGGTTGTCCGCATGACCCAGTGCGAGGACACCCGTGGTTTTCCGGCGCTGCTACGCGAGATGCTCAGCTACTTGGGCTTCGTCTGGTACCCTGAGTACTGGGTGTCCGAGATTCCTCGTGGCGAGCACCAGCACCACTACAGAGCTGTGGTCTACGTGCCCGTAGATGACTACCGCAAGTTTTCGGAGCACTCTTGTGAGGCCACAGCGAGCTCTGTTGAGATGGCTGTGCAGAGAGTAGCGTACTGCATGGTCATTATGCTGCGCTCCACCTACACTTGTTTCGACAGGTCACCGTACCGCTACGTGCCAGCTGGGGTTCGCATTTCGCAGTCTCGGTATGCCACTGGTGAGTACGCTGACCCGGAGCAGGAGAACAGCCGCCTGTTCATGACAGCTCAGTTCGTGCAGTGCCAGGACCGTTTCACTCAGGCCCTTCTTCTCGAGTTGGACTCCGTCACCGAGCAGCTCTGGCACGCACGGCAGCACCTGGCAGCTTATACCACTCCTCGGCCGTCACACCCCTCCTACCCGCAGAGTGTGCAGTTCCCTCCCAGTTGTGCTCCTTCAGATGTTGGAGGGTACATTCCTCGCCGTGggcagcttctctcagtcgaccCGCGTCACCGAGGGCCACTTCTGTACGGAGAGCAGGGTCCTGAGGCTCACTCTTT GATGGTTAgacctccaccacctcctccgctgGGACCAACCCTGTTGCAAATGACTCAACTGTTGGGTCAGATGCAGCAAACCCAGCACAACTTTGATCAAGCTCGTCAAGGCTATGGCCGAGTGATGATCCGGGACTTCCTGCAGCTGAACCCGCGATCGTTCGACTCTACGCCTGAACCgctggatgcagatgattgggTGCGCGATGTCAACCGCATGCTCAACACAGCGGGAGTCGCCCCAGAAGACAAGGTGCGGTTTGCGACTCACCTACTGACTGGAGGGTCCGCCGCatggtgggagaactttctcgagATGCGTCCCGCCAATGCGCCTGATGTCACATGGGAAGAGTTCCGGGAAGCTTTCAGGAGCCACCACATTCCTGAAGGGCTCGTGGATAGGATGAAGGAGAAATTCCTTAGTCTTGTTCAAGGCAACAGAGACGTGATGGCGTACAACATTGAGTTCGCTAAGCTGGCTCGCTATGGTGGTGAAGAAGTGTCTACTGATGCCAAGAAGCAGAAGAGGTTCCGTAATGGCCTCAAGCCGGCACTCAAGTACGCGCTCACTCATGTCACAGTGGAAACCTTCGACAAGCTTGTCAACACTGCTGTCAAGGAAGAGTCGGGTAGGCTTGCGTTCGAGGAGTCGCGCAAGCATACTCGAGAGGTTGGTGCTCCTTCAGCATCAGCACTGCCTCAGAAGCGCAGGCTGTGGGTTCCTTATCCCGCACCGCCAAGACAAGCTGCACAAGCTGGGTATGCTCCCCGCGCAGCAAACGCTGGGTATGCTCCCCGCCCTCCCACCCCACAGCTACAGCAGAGGACCTACCAACCTCCGCCAAGGCCTGCATATGGTGGACCAAGGCCGATGGGTCCACGTGCCGACCCCACATGCTACAAGTGTGGTCAGGTTGGGCACATCTCTACCTTCTGTCCTCAGaagctgcctccaccaccacctcgctcTACTGCAACAAATGCGATGGCTCGTGCACCAGCTCCGGGCCGTgccttcaacaacaacaacaggcaAGGTCCGAGGGCTGCTCGTGTCAACAACCTCAACATCGAGCAGGCTGAACAAGCTACCGACGTCGTGCTTGGTACTTTGCTCGTTAACTCTATCCCTGCAAAAGTTCTGTTTGATACAGGAGCTTCACTTTCTTTTGTGTCGCTTCCGTTCTCTCAAAAGCATGAGTTACCGGTCGAGTACTTGTCCAAATCTTTCACGGTTGTTTCTCCCGGAGGAATGTTGGAAGCGCTAAGAATAAGTCATGGCAATCAAATTCAAATTGGAAACCATGTGTTCCTTGCGTCCCTCATCGAGCTAAGATCTTCTGGTATCGATGTCATTCTTGGCATGGATTGGTTGAAGGCCAACAAAGTTGTCATTGATTGCGCCGAGCATTCAGTTTCTCTTCCTACTTCGTCAGGAACCTTGACCTATACACCTTCTCAAAcaccttccgttcagctctttgcTTTGAATCCTAGTTCTCTTCCGGAGCTTGAGTCTATACCGGTGGTTTGCGACTTTCCTGACGTCTTTCCTGAAGAACTTCCAGGTATGCCACCTAACAGGGCTGTTGAGTTCGTCATTGAACTAGAGCCTGGAACAGCTCCTATCTCAAAGCGGCCATACAAGATGGGTCCAAATGAGTTGGCTGAACTCAAGAAGCAGCTTGACGAATTGCAAAAACTTGGTTTCATTCAGCCAAGCACTTCTCCATGGGGATGTCCTACCATCTCCGTGAAGAAAAAGGATAAAACTGATCGATTGGTGGTTGACTACCGCCCTCTCAATGAGAAAACGATCAAGAGTACATATCCTCTTCCTCGCATCAATGAGCTCTTTGACCAGCTTGCGGGTGCAACTGTGTTctctaagatggatttgagaagcg TCGTCTATCTGGGCCATGTCATTTCCGGAAAAGGCATTGCTGTCAATCCTAAAACCGTCAAGGCAATCGTTGAATGGCTTCCTCCGAAGAATGTCAAGCAAGTGAGAAGTTTCCTCGGTTTGGCAAGTTACTGCCGCCGCTTcgttgagaatttctccaagatcgccaacCCTCTTACCGATCTcctcaagaaagacaagaagttccttTGGTCTCCTCAATGTCAAGAAAGCTTTGACCTCCTCAAGCGGAAGCTCACTTCCACACCTGTTCTTGTTCTTCCAGATACTTCTAAACCTTTCCAGATATTCTGTGATGCCTCTTTTCATGGGCTAGGCGCTGTCCTCATGCAAGAACGTCAAGTTGTGGCGTATGCTTCTCGTCAGTTGAAAAAGCATGAACTCAACTATCCCACACATGATCTCGAACTTGCAGCCGTGTTACATGCTTTAATAACATGGCGCCAATACTTGTTGGGCAACAAATGTGAGAtcttcaccgaccacaagagtctcaaatacatctTCACCCAACCCAACTTGAACCTCCGTCAAACGAGATGGATGGAAACCATCAAGGACTTTGATCTGTCTATCAGCTACACTCCGGGCAAAGCTAATGTCATGGCTGACGCCCTTAGTCGCAAATCCTATTGCAACAACCTCATGATTCAAGAAAGTCAACCTGCTCTTTATGAAGAATTCAGGAAATTGAATCTTGAGCTCGTTCCCCAAGGCTACCTTGCAAACTTGGTGATCACGCAGACTCTTAAAGATAAGATCCGAAAAGGACAGTTGCGAGATATTTGCAGCAAAAACATCAAAGAGAATATGCAcaagcccaagtacaagtccttctcTATCGACGATCAAGGAACTCTGTTCTTCCAAGGTTGTTTTGTTGTTCTGAACGATCCAGCTCTGAGAAACCTCATTCTCAAAGAAGCTCATGACACTCCTCTTTCTATAAATCCTGGAAGCACAAAGAT GCAAATCTTTGGCCCCGATGTCATCAACGAGGCTGAAGAAAAGGTGCGAATCATTCGTGACAATCTGAAGATAGCACAATCTCGGCAGAAAAGCTATTATGACAGCAAGCACCGTGATATGATCTATCAACCTGGAGATCAAGCTTACCTCCGTGTTACTCCTATGAGGGGCACTCATCGCTTTGGTATCAAAGGCAAGCTGGCGCCAAGATACATTGGTCCCTTCAAAGTTCTAGCAAAGCGTGGTGAAGTCGCTTACCTCCTTGAACTTCCTGAGAAGCTCTCAAAAGTGCACGATGTCTTCCACGTGTCACAGCTCAAGAAGTGCTTCAAAGATCCGGACCGTGCAGTTGATCACGAGTCCATCGACCTCCAAGAAGACCTCTCCTACAAAGAGCATCCCGTTTGGATTCTTGATGAAGCTGAACGTCGAACTCGCAACAACTCTGTGAAGTTCCTCAAG GGGTACGAGGTCCCCATCGTCGCCCTCCTTTCCACGTCGGAGAACGACACCATATCGAGCATGGCGAGTCCCCTGGACGCCACGTCCCCTCCAACCTCCATCGCGCGGCTCCTCCCTTCCCCTTAA